A window of Dermacentor andersoni chromosome 4, qqDerAnde1_hic_scaffold, whole genome shotgun sequence genomic DNA:
gcaaagacaaaaaaaaaaaaaagaacgggaaaAATGGGCTGTTAGCGGCAATGTGACAACCTCTGAGATACAAAGTGTGTGGCGATAATCGGGCATATTCACTTCCTGATATTATTCATACAGATTTGGCATTAGGTTTCGCATTGCTGCACTGTGTCTTAGTGCACTTCACAGATGAATTGGAAACATGGAATGTGTAAACTCAAATACAATATAATTCTGTTTCTGAAATACAGTGGCAACGTAcccattcttcctttttttttcgttattgttCTTTATGTAGAGCAGTTGATCAGTTAAGCACAGACGGAGACAATCGAAGGGACAAAGAAGTCGGTTTAAGTTTTTCTCCTGAATCGTGGCGTAGTTGACGTAATGTGACGTCATGAGTTTCGTCGTATTTCTTCCTGTTTTGACGTTGCGCTAATATGTACCCTCTAAACATCTGCAACTTTTCATCGAACTCGCCATCCCTCTTTAAGCATAATGGACAAAACCATAATGACGGAGAGCTAGAAGCTCTGGTGAGACTAGCGAGAAAATAGCCCCCGTTTGTTCTTGCACCTGCAGACACTCGCATCAGTACTGCTGTTATATGTGCCGTATAGGGCGGCGAGTGACGACGTGACGTCGAGTCAATTGAGCTCATTATGCATGTTTCTCAGCGGCAGAGCTGAACCCGAATCGGGTGGGCGACGTTCGTGGAAATGCGTCTCCCAAGTTTGCATTTATTCAGCAAAGTAATATGCGGCAAGCGATACCTGGAAAGCAAAGAAGACGACGCGAGGAAAGAATTAAAATAAAGAGAAATGTTTCCCAGTAATAAGCAAAAGAAACTCGGGCgaaaaaaatatgtattttttttttcgttgaagaaGAAACATGCGAAACGCCCCTTCGTGCCGCGTAGGAAATTTGCATAAGTTTCCGAGAGCCGTTCCTAAGAAGCCATCGCAGAAAGAGGCTGATGCAGTCGATATGGCGGTGCGACGGCTATGAGGAAAGAATGGGTGGTAAGCGTTTTAAAAGCCGCTTTGGTTGGCGTTAGTCGGCGAGAAAACCTTTTTCTCTCGCGTGAGGATAATCCTaggcccttcatcggcttgacagGTGCGACACACTATTTGGGCTTTTCTCGCAAGCTTCCTCGGTGTCGGATCACCAGGAAACGACTAGCGTGCCAGGAACGTTGTTCGTCTCTTTGAGACCGCTGCGGTTTGGCTCTCGATGCTTCTTGTCTTACCAGATTTCCGTTTCTCATCATCGATTCGTTCGGGAAATGCGCTCTTATGAAACAGGGCGAGTCACTCTGAATTTTGGGGCGAGTTCCTGCTCAGAGACACGGCTCATTAATCACCCTTTCGCTAAGTGTCTTGTCGTGCGTATTGCATCGGCCACACTGGCGCCTTAAGGATAAAAGAACGTGTTAAGTATTTCTACGGTtaattaataaaaaaagaaaaagaaaaaataacgtaAGAAAACACGCATATATGACGTCAATGACATAGCTCGCTCTATGGTGTTTAATTATTCTTTATTTAAATAAATGAACGCATAGCAGATTTAGCCGCCTTGATGTAACGCCAGCTACTCGCTGTGCTATAACATCATTTTATCAATACCAGCACATATAGAGAGTAGTATACTATATACAGAACGTTAAAGGAGCAGTGAAAACAAGCACTAAATCAGTTTGAAACGATAGAGTATTCTTTCAAAAATCTATTTTCCTTACTTTTGCTGTAGTAGATTAAATATTGGAAGAGAACGTGCAggtcaatgttcttttttttttaagtttgcagCGAAGCGCCACCGCGAGTACGTCGGCGTGACGTCAAACATTTCAAAGTATTTGTTTCGTATGTTGGAGGGCGTGACTCAGTAAATGTTTCCGAAATGTCATGCATATGCACTGTCGCTCGCAATTCAACTCAAACGAAACCCGTaatttttgtaaataaataaataaataaataaataaataaataaataaataaataaataaatggactAGAAACAAAGGatgaaatgaaacgaaagaaaATCTTGAGCAATGAAAAGACAGGTACGAGGCAAATACAAGCAAAGAAAGCACGAGAGTCGATGTAACGGCGAAGGAGGTGGTCGCGCCATTTATGTCTTAAGCATCGTCAAAGGGGAAGAGCCCCCGAGCGCGGAATGACCGTTGTCTCCGAAGGCTTGTTACGTCACGGGCACGCACTACCAGGGCTATACTAAGGCGAAAGCGCCgactaggaaaaaaaaataaagcaaggagAACACCGACGCAACCAAAAAGAGAGAAGAACGTTGAGTGCGGCCCTTTTCTCACCCGATGAACCTCAGTCACGACCGACCGGGTTCTTTCTGCGGGGGGCCAGTGCGGTCCGCGGGCATATTTAATAGAAGAGGTCAATTAATAGCGCGAGAGAAGAAGACTCCTCGCGGTCATCGTGCAGTACACTCCCtcgaccaccaccgccaccaccggcCAGGGTGGACCACGCCCCTCAAATGGCGCGGCGGCGTGTCTCGAGCCACTTAGGGTGccgggcgcgcgcgcgctttgCGGAGAAGCGTGCGGTGGTCCGCAGTCTCTCGCTCTCTGTCCTCCATCTGTGACCACGGGCGCAGCTCGGGGCGCGCATTAAGAATATCACGGAAGCGCCGCAAGACCACGTAGCACGAAGAAAGATACGAAAAGAGGGAAGGGGCAGCTAAATGTACGCGGTCGACGTTCGGCGAGCGCGGCGGGATGTGATGTCCCGCCGCCGCCTTCGCTTTCTCCGGAATGACGCGCGGTGCGCggcgaaagagaaagaaaaggagccaAATGCATACAGGCACGTCACGCGCTAAGCGTGCGCCGCAGAGGTCTTTAAGGCGACGAGGGCGATGCGGTGGGAGGGAGGATAGGAAGTACACGACCCGCAATTTGCGGCTCTTTCATGCGGCCGTCTGAGGcgtcggcggcggtggcgggACCAAAACGAAGTCCGCGTGCTCTTATGGAAGAGATGGAGGAGGAAGGGAGGCCACTGGTGGCCGTCGTGCGGTGCTAGCCGCGGCAGAAATGCGCTGGCAGCAAGTGAGAAGGAACTGCAGAGGGGGGAGAACGGCATCGCATGCGTGGAATGGGCGATTAAAAGGGGCAGTGCGTGAGCCGTGAGCGCGGATGGAGGACAACACCCGGCCATCAGCGGCAGCGCCGCGAAACTGGGCCCCCGTCGCCTCGCCGCCGCCACGCCCGGCCGACGGGAAACGTCGCGACGCGCGCGCTGGCGCTGCTCGCAGCTTCTGACGCTGACGCCGGCGGGAAGCGAGATAGCGCCCGCTGTTTGGTCTCCTCTccgccgccgtcgtagctgttGGTCGCCTGTTTATTTCGTCAAGCATGGGCGCTCCTTTCCTCCTTTTAAAGGAAGAGCGCAGATTAGAGGGGGCACACTGAAGAATTTTTATTATCATTACGTCTTCGAATCCTTGGGGGGTTTTAGGTTCAGCGTGTCGGGATGATCGTGTCAGGGACGCCGACTGAAACGATTAGCGTGTGAAACGTGAGTGTGTAACTTCAGATCTATCCCGTATATGCGCGATGCCATCGAAGGACAAGATTTGTCCGGGATCAGATTAAGCGTTTATGCAATCTTCCACAAATAGCTCACTGCTCGTGACTCTGGTAGCGCTGTGGCCGTCGTGTCCTGCTTACGTTCAGCGTAGTTTGGCGTTAGTGGTCCTTAGGTTCCTACTATATTATCATCACGCCCGACGTTAGTGACTTAATAGCGAGGTATCATTACGGGAGCTTGATTACAGCGCATGTTAGTTGACGATATGCTCGCAGTATCACGCCACTGCCAAAACTATACGGCTTGCTTTCAGCTACGTAGTAACGTAGCAGAAATGGTATTAACATGGGGAGATGTCTCTGTTAGAACATGTCAGCATCGTCGGGTAGTTACTGTGGTAGCAAGAATGCTTACCTATAATCGTTCCTGCGTCATGTTTGTAAGCTATGTCTATTATTTTGATAGCCGAGGCCTAGCAGTTCGGCGCCTGGCCACGATCGGTCTGCATTAAGCAGCGCGTATGGCCTGCTTGTCAAGTTCAACTGCGTGTCGTGTGATGCAGTGGAAGCCAAAGCACGAGCGCGTTGGCGTCAccgcaatgtcttcttttttattattgcagGTTATTTGGCACAACCGGACTGTGCTCTGCGTGCAGCAAAGCTATCCCAGCGTTCGAGATGGTCATGAGAGCCAGGGGAAACGTGTACCACCTCGAGTGCTTCGCCTGCCAGCAATGCAACCACAGGTAGGGCAGGTTGCCAGAGTTATATATTGAAATAAAATATTACGCTACACTTTTTTCCTCCTgttaacaactttttttttcttgcgtgtttGAACGCGTGTACTGGCTGATACGTGCACTTAACTGCCATTACGATAAGTTTTGTGCTTATTAGGCTTTCGTGTTCTAAGTGTCTGACTGACAGTGAAAAGTAGTCGTTATAGCTACGAGAAAGATGACGTCGAGACTATACGAGTAAAGATAACATTTTGAGTGTTATCAAATAACGGATCTGCGCAGGTAGTTCTGTACATTGTCTCCCGTTCTggtaattctctctctctctctctctctctctctttatcttttttctttactaactGACTCAGTACACGTATATACCCCAAACACTATACGTCTCGCACTATTTGAGAATTTAGTTCGTCCGAACCTAACGTGCTCAAATAAGAGAAAGTTAAGTAAAAGAAAGCATATCTGGGAGCAGATAAAATGATGCCGGAATGCAGATTTCATTTAGCTAATCCAAATTGAATTCATTGCCGCGACGTTCCATGTTTGCAGCGTATTTATGTGACAGGACTGTACGTTTGATTGCGTTTTATGCGACACTTTCCTGAGCACACGCCTGTGAACCACGTTTTCTTGTGGAGTGTATATATGAACTTTGAGTGTTTCTCACTTGTCTGTGTTTGTTGTCTTGATGTTCTAGTGTCTTTATATGTTCTTTTCCTGTGACCTTCCGTTATATGTAATTCTGTCAGACAAGGAGCAGCCGACACCGCTTAATGGAGCAAACATCTCCTAAACATACTACATTAATAAAAAGTCAGCGTTGCGAAATTGATCTTGTTTTAAATTCCGATTCGATGTCTAATTACAATTCACTGTTTTCTCACTGCCTCCTCCTCTGATATTCATCGCAGGTTCTGTGTGGGTGATCGCTTCTACCTGCACGACAACCGCATCCTCTGCGAGTACGATTACGAGGAGCGGGCCCTGATGGCTGGGGTGCCGCCGCCTTTCTACGCCACGGGTCCCGGAGGCGCTGGCGGTCCCGGCGGCTTAGCGGCGGCGCTCAGCCACCAGCAGGCCAACAACCCGCTCCCGGTAAAGCGTcaggggcagcagcagcagcagcaacaacagactCCGCAGCAGCAAACGGCCATGTCTCAGCCGCAACCGCcatcgcagcagcagccgcagccacaacaacaacagcagcaacaaccaCAGCCTCAGCCACCTCAGCAACAGCCGCACTCCGTCGACGAGCCGACCAGGGACGACCGCTCGAGCGGTTACGGCAGCGGGGACTCTCCGTACGACGGCCGGTAGCTATGGCGACCCCCAGCGCCGACCATGATCTGCGCTGCGCGCCCTTTTCTCGGCAATGGCGCGACCAAGAAGCGGAAGACCAAGAGGTAGATCCTTCCGGGAATGGTGGGAACTCGGCCATGCCTGGAATCGACGAGTGCTGTGGGCGGCCCCGAACGGTGGAACACgtgctgcctccccccccccccccccccccgacttctctttttttttcttcctgaagCCACGTTCGCCCGTTGTGACAGTCTCGTTCTGCGAACGCCGAGCCACAGAAGCTTCGGAATGGCCTCGCACATGCTTCATCATTCACTGTGGAACGAGCCAGTATGGTGTGATTCGAGGACGATGAATCGTGCTGTGGTTCTTCATCAGTGGGATGACAGTGTagtataaagagaaagaaaaacgaggaGTGGCTCGTTTTTTCACGCAGGATTGCGAAATTTACAGCTATTTTGTTTCGCGTTGCCTCGATGCTGCTGTTCACTTTTGTCTCACCTGAGTGCATTTCATTTTAGTGTCGCTGAAGAGCGTGGCTTTACATTGACTAAGCCAAATTGAGATGATACTTTAGACTTGCTTTATTTTTCCTGTGTGACACTATCTTCCTTTTTCGAGAGAGATAATTTTCTAAATTAGCCCCGATACCTTTCTCAAATTTTTCTGTAATATTTAGTCACTGACGATGAGTCATTTGGCTTGTTGCCTCAGTACGGTGGAACCCCGTCGCAGCAAATCCGCTTATGGTAAGCACCAGTCCCTGTTTATTCTTTGTATAATTTACCAGGCAAGAATAGTCTGCACAGCCGTCAGAACACTCGTCTACAGCGCAGAAATGATATGCGTAAATAGGGCCCCTCGATGTAGCGCGCCCGCGCTACATCGAGGCTTCCTATGCGTAAACGTGTGCTTGCGCCATCTAGTGGAGGTTAGTTAGATCAGAAAATTTCCTTCTTAGCAAGGAGTTCCTTTCCGGCAAGGCCACCGATAGCCGCGCTGCTGCCTCTTCAAGAAAGGCAGCCACTTTAGTGAGCGATAGGTGAGCACACCTAGGCTTCGAATCATGGCGACTGCAGAGGCTCAGCTCGTCAGGCAACGCATGCTTCAAAGAAGTTGACCTGAACGAGCAGCACACGGTAGCGAACTTCAAAACGCACCGCTTAAGCGCTCTACAAAAATATGCTGTGAGCTGTGCATTCATCAACCAGACCTGACAAAGACTGTTAGCGCCATGCAGCGACatcggttatggtgttgcgcatCATGCACACACTTCCCTGGAGTTAAATATTTTGCACCGTTTAATATTTTGAAACTCCATTTAGAACGCTTAtgtgaacacgaaaaaaaaaataaagctggcaGAATAGGCTTGTTGGACTGAGGTTGTCCTGTCGAGCTCATCGGTGCGCCGAGCCAATGTCGAGTCGGGCTCGGTCAATCCGTATCCGCCTGCGTTGGTTAGCTCAGTCAACGCTTTCGGTAGGGCCAGTGATGCGCGTCCAGCAACGAAGATCCGGACGTTGCTTTCgcgaattcttttctttttcttgctttctttccacACCTTGACGAATTGGTCTGCCAAGAGCGAGCTCATGTAAACTGTCTCAACCCAACTTTTCCATGGACCTGTTCGCTGCGGGTTTATCTGTACGAGTCTACGTGCACAAAGAACGACAAACACAAACCAAACCGCAATGGTAGACGCAGATAGTCTATGTTCTAGGTTCCTTCTTGGCGTCACCAGGACTCACTGCTGAAATAAGGGTTTTCAGTGATTCGTGTCTAGCGATAATGCCGCTGTAACGAATATTTAGCTTTCTCCCAGCTTTTTTGCTGTAATGGGGTTCTAGTTTAGTTTTCTAATTACAAAGATGCGTAAAATTCAATGTGCATTTTGTCATTGTGTTCTGATTATGTGAAATTCGTGGGTGaccaacgtttctttctttctttctttctttctttctttgtttctttgttcctttctttctttctttctttctttctttctttctttctttcttattcttcttcttattaCTATTTTATGCCTGTTGACCTAGCGATCTGGAAGTCAAACAAGCCGTTTCGAAACCACTTCTAGCTTCTCTAGCATCTCTTGCCTGTCTTGAGGTCCTGACAAAAGTATTTTAAATTGACATTGCTATAATAGATGGTTTTTTTTGGCTTGACTGTCTCGTGAGTGATAAGTACTTAAGGAAGGATTGCAGTGATGACCTGCTTGTAAATACGGAAACACCAAAAACCGCTACTCTTTGTCCACATCGTCTCTCATGGTTCAAGAACGCTTGCCTCCCCATCACGCATCCCTCCACGAGTGCGCCAGCTTTGTGATGAAACTCATCTCTTCTCCCATTTGTGACGGATCGTCGACACCTGTCTGCTGTTAAGCAAATGTTGGACCTATCTGCGTTGTGTGACGAAAATATGTAGCCTGTGCTGAGCAAGTCGGCAATCGCTACTGGAGTTCCTCACACGCCTGCTTCAGACTGTGTGTGTGACACGCGCTCCTCGTGGACAATGATGACACGTGTTGGACAGCAACAACGCTTAAAAAATGCTGTACTGGATAAGCTTTCACCGGCTTACATTGTGAGGGCTAGTCCAGAGACTAATCTGGCTTTGGGGAGCATATGTTGTCGCCCAGAGTGCAAaaatggctttctttcttttttgtttgtttgtttgtttgtttatgaaGAGCAGCTCGTGTATTTATCTTGTTTCGCGGGTTCTAGTACAAGCAAAACCAAAACGTGTGTAACGCGATAATTTCTGTCATCTAAAAAAAACCAAGAAAAGGATCGCGAAATAGAGGGTGGGATTaggttccactttttttttccccaccctAGTAAGTCCTTTACTTGTCCAAACCGGGGAGAGGGTAGCTTATTTATTCAACTTCTTTCTCTCAGTCACAGTTCCTGATGCTGAAGTTTCCAAGGGCATTATGTGTAGCGAGTACAGAGAAGAAAGCACGTGAACCTCTTGTCGCTCGAGCACATGTGGGCGTGGCCGAAAGAAGCTAGCGTAAAGGTCACTTtcacgaaagaaagaagaaaaaaaaaacgtccccTGTAAATCACGCGCACTTTGAGTGCGATGTGTGGAACTGTCGTTGCGGTTTCCTTACGCTGCCCGCTTTCTGCACCCTGTAACGACGGGAGAAAAAAAACAATGGGTGCCTTGTGAGAAATATCTTGTACATATTGTACACGCTTTGTTCATTATGCTAAGGGAAGTTTCCTTTGTTGGCCGGACTCTCCTTTCCCGCAATTGTTTGTTCCTGATGCGTCCGAGATAGGCGGCTGCCGgctatgtgtgtgcgtgtgtttgtgtgtgtgtttatgcgcGTATGCGGCCGTGCAGAGAGGATGGCGTCAGATGTAATTACACAAACTGGCCACGGCTATGCCTAGCTATTGAATGCGCATTTCGCGACGGCATTATTGTCAATAGCATTGAAAAATGAAAACACCAAAGACGTGCCACTAGTAAATGTCGTGCGATAACGGCCAGATACTGGATCCTTAAATTGCCGCTTTGACGACAGATTGACATACTTTCAACTTTCCCAGTTGAGAGCAGTGGAGAGCCACCCTTAGTTAAAAGCAGTGGAGAGACAGTTAAACTGAGACCGTCTTTCCTGCTTCTTTATTTTCCTATAGCTACAATCCTCTCActtattttttatatttctattttcttttttatgcttaAACGTTGCTTTCTAAATTCACGTCACGCaagtaaaaacaagaaaagaaaaattaagattGTGTCGTTTCGGCGCATTTGAAGTGGTGCGGACCGTACGGACAGACGTGCAATAATCTCAAGTCAAGCAGTTACTAGTCAAGAGGTATTCCTAACGGTTTCGCACTCTCTCGAAGCACTGTAAATTTAAATTAAACGCTAGAAAATTTCTTCCGTCCCGTGTAACCAGGTAAACGCGAAGAGTCGTTGTTAACGGAGGCAAGAAGTCGGTCGTAATATTTATCAGTCTTCAGCTAGTGTCAACAGCTACGCCTGCACATATACAGAGCGAAGATAATTTCCGGGTTTTTCCAGAAGTGGATTTGTCAGCTAATCGCGGCAAAGCAATCAATATGAAATGCTAGAAGATATTCAATTCAAGAGTGAAGCTGGAGATTAAGGAATGTGAAGAAAAATGATTCAGTGGAGACGTCAAGCATGAATTAGTGACAACTGCTGTTTGATCGATGCAACTGATGCTAACATTTTATGGTGCAGCCGCTAATTAGAAATGCCGCGACAGATTTTGTACCTTATTTTCTTCATGCCCGAGCATGGGCGTCGTGTATGACATGGGCAGCAATTTGTACGCGAAAAGAACCTGGTAAAGAGGGGTGGGAATGTGCAAGTGCTTTATCTTCATGACGGCCAACTGTTTTGAATGGGGTGTTCACGTGAGATCTAGTTCATTCACCTACCCATTGTTGTGCTGTGCTCGGATCAGTGCACGCGGGCATCAAGTTCACAGCGTTGAGAGTGCTGTCTGTTTCCCTCCAAAGTGCAGTGATTGACCATGTTTGCTCTTTTTTTTGAATATAATATAATGCTACTTCCCAATTTGTGTGGCCCATTCTTTTCGCTCCTCTTAAGCCTCTACCTTTGTGCAGAGTCATGGGACGCCCCAGTCTTGGCGGTAAAACTCGGAGCAATAAAAGCCTGTGTTGTATCTTTATCGAATATTAAAGCGTCAGTCTCTGAAAATCCTTCCGCTGCGCATTCTCCGAGAGGATCGATTTAGTATTGGTGTCTCACTGCACATGGCTTTCTGTTCTTGAGCACGAGGTAATAGGTTCAAATTGCTACCACTGTGGTCGCTATTTCAACGCAATTTCCAGTGGCACCGGAATCGAAAGGTGCTTTATATTGAGGTGCCTGTTGGAGCGCACCAAGCGGGAAATAATAACCTCCAGAACCCA
This region includes:
- the LOC126536251 gene encoding uncharacterized protein isoform X1, producing MFLLCTSGKRLALLGRPQLQGVQRHEAHEWPGGLVEKVMTEPPSLTLCSPSPSSAALFSNVEEPNLSLAEFGPMMDIKAEVHRWNPEVHRSPVLGPGPGSGPVPMMTPAALSHSGPECAGCQKPIRERFLLKALDQLWHEDCLKCACCDCRLGEVGSTLFTKANLILCKRDYLRLFGTTGLCSACSKAIPAFEMVMRARGNVYHLECFACQQCNHRFCVGDRFYLHDNRILCEYDYEERALMAGVPPPFYATGPGGAGGPGGLAAALSHQQANNPLPVKRQGQQQQQQQQTPQQQTAMSQPQPPSQQQPQPQQQQQQQPQPQPPQQQPHSVDEPTRDDRSSGYGSGDSPYDGR
- the LOC126536251 gene encoding LIM domain transcription factor LMO4.2-like isoform X2, whose protein sequence is MMDIKAEVHRWNPEVHRSPVLGPGPGSGPVPMMTPAALSHSGPECAGCQKPIRERFLLKALDQLWHEDCLKCACCDCRLGEVGSTLFTKANLILCKRDYLRLFGTTGLCSACSKAIPAFEMVMRARGNVYHLECFACQQCNHRFCVGDRFYLHDNRILCEYDYEERALMAGVPPPFYATGPGGAGGPGGLAAALSHQQANNPLPVKRQGQQQQQQQQTPQQQTAMSQPQPPSQQQPQPQQQQQQQPQPQPPQQQPHSVDEPTRDDRSSGYGSGDSPYDGR